The Halictus rubicundus isolate RS-2024b chromosome 6, iyHalRubi1_principal, whole genome shotgun sequence genome contains the following window.
TCGAGGCAATTAAATCGGCCGTGTTCGGAACGCGACGATGCTTCGATCCATGATAAAGAACAGCGACAAGTACTCTTTTTTTTCAAGCGCAAATCGATCCCGCAGAACTCTCATCTTCTCCCTGATATAGTGTACCGATGCACAGGGATCGTCGCAGCAATCTCGTTCGGCGAGGGTTTCTTCTAGATCCCTCACTTTATCTTCGAGCGCCGCGTTTGCATTTTGCAGCCATTCGATTTCTTCCCGGGACTGCACGAGCAGCGGATCAGGCTTCAATATCTCATCCACATTTACACCTACACGAAAACATCTAATCTTTAGAAACACTCGGTATGGTGCACGCGTAAGATACTGATCGCGGGGAGCACTCTGAATTTCAAAGTAATGCCCTCGTAACAACGGCATTGTGCCACGCGTACCAACCGTTCAACAATCGTCATTGTTCGAAAGTAAACTGATAAATACACCGGAAGTGTGTTCACCCGCGATCAgcgaattatttttaaaactatgCAATCGGTGACGTTTAACACCATTCACTTCTCTATTTGTTAATTTTTCAAAACAtcctttttaaacattttctgttGTTCCTAATGTAACAGTTGTTTGCATCAGTAATTTACTCCATAAATTTACTCCATAAATAATTATCGAATCTTTAGTTTGGTGGATAGAAGAAATAATGTTGCCACTAATTTTGTACACTGAATAAAGTAAGATCTTGGTATGCAGAAGAATATGTTAACTTTGTCGATAAAGTTGTAACGATTGAATGACACGCGAACAAAATGGTGTCAGCCGCTGATGACCAAATAGTCAATGGAATAAGAATATATTAGACGAGAAGgaacattaaaaattaaattgtttccgCCCTAGCTAGTGCCCACCTGCTATGTGAATTTAAAATTTACGCTCCTAACGAACAGGAACGAGAAATATTTGGGCACCGAATACCAGATAACGGAATATCGATTATCCAAATTCCTGATTACCCGCATGTTCCCTAACAATAAGTTTCGATTGTCAGAATATATGATCAGGAATTCCTTAACACAAATTGGAATATataattgtttttttaaattaatttcaagataCCTTTCCTCTTAtgaatataaattattaatatctGTACATTACTCTTTTCAAcggtaaaattatttattaatacttCAACCGTATTAAAACGTATAATGGACTCATAAAATTTTGTTGAATACGATGTATATTTAAGTAAGATAATTTTCCGTAAATCTAGATAGTATATTTCGTGCAGATTCATTTAACGCTTTCACAGAAATTACTTTACAATAAAGAAATCattgaacaaattttatcaAGTTACTTTTTGCCctttaaaaaatcgtacagaAGCCAATTCGATTTTTTTTAGATTCCGGAAGAACACAAATCCCTTATTAAATAGCTATTATCGTATTATCCCTTACTAAAGAATCTTCATTAATTCAACGGTTAAGAAATTCCTCGAGGGACTTGGAACTCAATTTTGCAGCCTCTTATTGTTTACTAAAAAGAAAAGCCTCGATCCCAATCCGATTTTAATAAAGCTTCATGGGATgctagaaaacaatttttctgcttgtagaagaagaaaaagcttTTCATACGCATTATAAAACACGAATAAAGCAAAATATCTCGTGGAAGGTTTTACTTGCATAATAATGTGTTGGCATTTTTTCACGTAAAAATGTTAAGAACTATTTCGATGTGACGTTCAAAATCATAAATTGCTAGTTTAATCCCTCAtcattagtattttatattcAGAAGAggaaatatatttcattttattcatctaaaaatattaattattcataCGTTTTACCTATTCAAAGCGAATTTAATTCACTTTTACAATACCTAAGGTATGTTTGTAGAAGCTATCTTTAGAATAGAAATGTTCCAGAACGTTTTAActcgattttatgcgtttaccccccttgcccgctaatagacAAATTAGATAGACAGATAGATGAATAAAATAGATAGCTAATAGATAAATTGACACAGAGTGCCGAAACTTTTTAACTGATAGCGCATATCGTTCCACTGGTCGCTCATACAGAAATATGAATTGCTTCACTGTGGCATACATTTCAATTAACCTGGAAACTCTCGGGGAAGGATAGAAGGGACGCGCGGACGCCTGTCGGTTCTGAATTCCGATTAATCAATTTAGCGCGAACCAAGTGGCTGGGAAGCAGAAAGTTGGTACGAAATATCATACATCGATACCGAATGACTGGAGGGCTTGTTTCAAAGACCTATTTTCGCTCTCGAACTGAAGTCGTTCCATTCGCCATTTCTTCATCTGACACTTCATTACGGCCAGTTTCCTCAGGGCAAACGAGAGGTCGTAAATctccgattctttcgaattgtCGCTGAAGGGATTGTAACTGCAGCAACAACATGGCTCGTTCGGTGGATTAATTGATTCCGAGGAGTGCGATGAGTTGCATCCGCATCGGCAGGATAGTGTGGAAGCTCGGCTCTCCATCTTGTTAAACAATCTGTTGACATTCCAATCAATCTTATACAATGATCATTTGCTGTCGACTTACGGCGTTACGTTCTCTTTACTACTGCGTGCACAACACATTCTCACGCATAAATTGCTATACCGGGTGATTCAAAAGAAATAGCATACCTAAATACCTCCGTTAGAATTGAAGGTGGAAAAGGTTTTACTGTTCAAAGAGTTAAATATGATggtataacaaattttcaaggtcttttgaaggtcaacgatggtttttgttttaataacaccatatatattctatttgtttTAAgagtaacaatattttaaataattcaagaaacaattatttattttatttatgtcaatagataattattagactgcggagtttaTCCATTTATGATAAAATTGGTTACGCACACTTTAAAGCAGTGGTCGTAATTATAAAGATTTAAGGCCATCGGTGTATTAGTTTCAGTTCAATAcgataattaaagaaaaattgttttatttggctcctgtgtcttgcaatcgatgcaaacattttttattttgcataaagatccgcagtctaataattataaatcGTAGTTATGAATTGCAGTATAGTAACTTCTAGTTCTGCCTTTAGAGAGGACGATCGAGTTCGAAGGGTTAACAGGGTTATAATATATTTCGTataaatgactggttcctattACTGAAACTGTTTTCATTAGAAATTTTCGAATGAACTTTATTGAAGCacttattacaataaaaattctacGAAGTCTAAACAGCCtagtcattattacaaagcaatgtattatttatatgtagtgttaatccttttttttttggtgtCTTCTATGCAAGTATCCAGCACGTCTATATTTTCTCTTCACTATCGCACATTTTACACTTCCGCCTCCACCCTTCTAAATTCATACATTCTTCATTCCTCCTTTCCCCACGAATCTAATAACTCTTATCATTTTTCGTTCCCATTTTCTTCAGGTATTTCGTTGCAATCTTCAGCAACCTTTCTCGCGCAGCACCTGTTGAACCTTGGGGGCCCTAATCCTTGCTTCTCTCTCGTTTGTACTCCTCGAATTCTCCTCTTATCCCGCTCCCTATTTTCCGGTTCTCCCGTGGCATATACCTTCGCCTCATAATACCCAGGTCTCCACTTTCCACCCTCGTTCGTCGTTTCTCCTGCTTTCATTTACCAGCGTTTCTTACCAAGCCGACCGCACCCTTTCTCTTTCAGTTTCTCCTAAAACCGAATAGCCTCACCGCCAGCTATTATCTTCGTCTTATTCCTCTTTCCTTCCTCCCGTAGCCTTGCATCCTCCAATCTAAATCCATTGTTCACCGCAAAAATCGTTCTAGCGAGCGTTTCTCACCCTCTCCGTCTCTCGCACCCTCTCCCCCATctttccctctccctttctcgtACCTCTTCCCCAAACAACGCTCCCTGCTAGTGCATCGAATAATTTCAGACTCGTTCTCCAACCCCCTGTAAACTTCCTTTCCCTTAGACCCCCTTCACTCGGCCCACCCTCCCTCCATTGCGTCGCGTATCCCGAGTGTTTAATCTTCTTTAGCTTCCTTCATTCACTTCCACGTGTATCTTCTTAGTGCTTTCAGCAGCCTTATCGCGTCCTTCTACTTTTACGCTGCATTATGTCATCCGCGGATCTTATTGTTAGTTGGCACATCCCCTTCGTTCCTCCTCCCCTTAGATACATCGAACGCCGCGTGATAGGGAGCATTGTAGAATTTTAATAACGAAGCAATGAATAGGTCTTCAAAGAACATTAAAATTCTCGTTTTCTTTTGTAAAATTACAGAATTAGTAATTTTAATACATTGGCTGCTGGACACCCCGAACATGTTTGACAAAGctaaaataatttaacactTCCTCGTCCCCTCTTCTTAACACAGACCACGTCATACGTGACCGGCACAATTTTTTTACCACActtgaaaatcaaatttttattatattactgTTGCTATTATCATTCtttttgttatttattcttTCACATATTGTCGGTAGCACACAGTTTTTCTCGAACAGTTTTTCTTGCAAACAAACAAACTGTGAAGTGCAAGGAAAATTTTcgattaattaaatgaaaatatacgcCAGAAAATTATCTATTTTCAGGAAAATAAAAGGAATTAATATTATACGACTATAATATGCGTATAAGGCACAATTACAACAGGCACCTAATATTACAGAACTATAATATGCACCTTATTAATATCTTCTCGAATCCTCTCGATTGCAGGTGTCCACTAAGTCATATTTTACAGGTTATCCGCGTGTAATTACTTCCACTCCAGCTCTTTTCCAAGCCCACTGTCACCGAATCACACGTGTAAGTGAATTATTATTGTAAACCGATTACAGAGGGATGTACCTACCTAAGCGTGAAACGGCTCTCGGATAGCAGggaaaattaaaactaaaaatttAACCGAAAAATTGCGAGATAGAAGTGAAATGTTACGGTGCGGCAGTCATACTTTTATTACCAGATATGTCTGTTCATCGATAAAAATCGATAACCTGATTAGCgtgaaaatttcttttaataacCCTTCGCTCGCcaggaattttttaatatgaTCCACCGATGCCTCAAAAATCCAGTATGTTACTTCTATATTAATAGTGTATGTACTTTCGCATCTTAATAAAATACGTACAATTTAATTCTCAGTAGTATAAAGAATTTATAAGTGTACATGTTATTGAATTAGAAATAATGTATGTCACCTAAATGGATAAAATTTGCAGTTTATTAATAATGTATTAAGTGTATTTCGTTGCTCTATAAAGAGAATATTTTACAAGATGAaaccgatttttattttatttcttgaaTGCCAGATGCAAATGGAAAGAATTCTCCTCATTGCACTGACTGTTATTATAAGTTTCAAAAACTGTCTAATAGTCGCTTCTTCAGCGTTTCGTCTCTACCATTCTTTAAAATCCTGCTCAGTTCCCTCGTTGGCCGAACCGACCGAGAGATCCAACCGACCGTGAATAATTGCGCATTCCAAAGTTAAACAATGACTCCACAAAATCATGCGCGACTTGGGGGAACTCATTGTAGTCTCGTAAACAAAAATTCAACCTACTTGAACGGTCTCTCCGCTGTTGCGTTTGCGAATAGTGGAGAGCTCGTCGCTATTTTCTACAATAATAACGATCATACCTTTCGAAAATCTAATCTcgcttatttaaaaaatagaaagagaaattaACAAATCGGAAAACGTTTCGGCAatctgtaatttaattattcgtTTCATTTCACTATAATTGTCGAGCGTTTAGTATTGTTACTAGAAATGTGAAGATATTTCTGAAACAAACTGCTGACATCATAACCAAAATTTTTAACCTCctttcaaaaagaaaaaaaaacgaaatgtgATATAAAAATGTGATATGCTTCGAAATAGTACAATAACTGAGAAGAGGAGGCAAATTAAAAGTTAAGATGCACCTGGAGTAATGAAATTCTGTGGAATATTTTAATAGTACTTAAAAAGTAAGGATACTCAAGCTGCAACATTATGACAGCTTTAGATAAATGACTCTACCCGCAAATTCGTTGGTTAACAAATTATCTTGCCGTACAACGTTTGCAATATAATTTCTGGAGAAATATATTTCATAACGAGAATAAAATTAGTTGGAGTAATCAATTTTATTGCTCTCTTTAATCGGACACTGAATTGTAACAAATGGGTTAAAATAAGGTAATAATCaagttattaaatattaattttctgtaTTAAATTAATACTTCTTGTAAACATGACAATAAACAATTGTAACATAGATAGCACGAATTAAAGAAGGTCATAAAAAATGTCCACTGAATCATACAAATTAACCAAGAAAAATACAGTGAATAAATTTCTATAACTTTCAGTTTCATCGATTggatcaataaaaaaaaatagccaCCTTTAAGCTACACCTTTAACGTTTGGTTCTCGTTCACTATCGAACTAATTAAACTGAAAATTCGGATTGGACACCAAATGGTTAACGATGGCAGATGCGCAAACGGACAATTGCCTGTCAATAGATGAGAACGAGGGCACGTGCAAGGAGAACTCGAGGATCGCTGAAGTCGCAGCGAACACGCTATGCAAACTAAATAGCATAATAAAACAGATGAAGAACTGGCAGGACGATCGGGTGAAGCTGAAGAGCAACATTTGGCAGCTGAGGCTGGCGTTGCGAGTCGCTGGTAGGGAAACGGATGACGTCTTGCATGCTGATCCGCTAATCGAACACCAAAGGGCGACGATCAAACGGCTAAAGGGTGTGAACGAGGCGCTGAAGAAGGAAATCGCTGAGTCTAAAATCAGCTCGATCGAATGCGATCACGTTGCGTCTGAGGATCACCGCGGAATCGAACAACAGTTCGACGCGGAACGCATGAACGAGGAGATCGTCTATCTGCGAGCCCGGCTGGAGGAGATCGAAGACGGGCAAGAGGACACCACCGATCTAGAACACTTTAAATGCATGCTGAAGCACTTTATGACGGTCGACCACACGGTCGAGATAATATTTATCGACATAGTCAACAGGGTCGCCGAGACGATCGCGCATCTCTACGAGGAGCTCGCGAACGTGAGCGAGCACTTGCAAGTGTCTCGACTGAGGAACGACAACTTGCGCATCGAGGTCGACAGGCTGAGAGCCATGCTGCGATCGAGGTGTGACGACAGCCTGCTGGACTACCAGAAGAGGATCGTCGAGCTGGACAACTTGGCGAGCCATCTGAAGATGGAGTTGCGAGTGTGCAAGGCCAACATGGACAGCAACTCCTGGAACATGACCAACACCGATCAATGCAATCTGAGGAACGCTGAACGATTAGCGGACGAGTTGAAGAAGAAGCTGAGGAACGATTACGAGGCTCTGCTCGCAGCTGGAGACCCTAGCTGTTTGCGATACATTAAGAAGATCGTTGAGCTGAAAGTGAATTTGAAACATCTGCACGTGGAATTAAAGAGACTTCCTCGGTACTCTGACGAGGGGATTGAGTATAATAGGTACTGGCAGCAGGTGTCCACGTTGGATGTTAATTTGAAGCATATTTGTACCGAGATCGACAGATTTAAGACCGATCACGCGACGAAGAATTCGAAGCTCGGGGAGACCGAGGGTCTCGAGTATCTGAAGAAGGTGGAGGAACTTCGGGCAATGGTACAGAAGGCTCGAATGACGATAAATGGATTGACTCGGGGCTCAAATGAGGGGAAAGACGTTGAAAAATTAGGGGATCTCGTTGACAGAATGTGTCACGGGATCAAGCAATTGGAGGTGATAGTTACGTCGCACGACAGCTCGAGTGTATTCAAGAGGGTCGAGCAGCTGGAGGAGTCGATCGTTCGATTAAAAGTTGAGCTGAACGAGAAGGGCGAACGGGCGGACCTGATCAAGCAAAAGCTATCCGACACGGAAGCGTCGCTCGAGAAAAGAACCGGGGAGCTGAAGAATACGCAAAGGACGGTCTCGATTCTAACGGAGGAAAACAAAATATTGAAGGCGAAAGCGAAGACTACGGAGAGCAAGGTGTTGAAGCTCCAGCGCGAACGGGAGAACGACAAGTGTGAGATGGCGCGGCTACAACAGTCGACAAACCAGATGAACGTGATGAGGACAAAATTGCAAAACCTTCGAACTGATAAAGAAGGATTGTTCAAGGAACTCGGCCGATTGCGCGATAGTTTGCAGAAGAAAAACGACGAGATCAAGCTGATAGTTTCCGAAAAGGACGCGATGGAGAAAGCGCTGAAGACCGCCGACGTTGAAAAGAACCGGGCTGCTTCGAATGACAAGACGAAGTTGAACCAGAAAGTTGACGTCGAAAAGGCTGATCACAAAACGGAGAATAGCCCAGAAAACAATGTCCAGCTGAAGCAACTGCAGGACGAGCTGGAAACGTCCACGGGAAATCTGAATAACGCCAGGCTTGAAATCATCGGTTTAAAGGACGATAAGATGCGGCTGGAGGAGAGCATTCGTTGCTTAGAGTCGATGGAAAAAATGCGCGAACATCAGCTGGACGCTGAGAAGACTGCGGCCAGGGAGAAGGCGAAGGAACAGGCTAAATTAATGTCGGACTACAACGAGTTGGCCGAGGAGAGAATTCAGTTGAAGAACGACAGGAACCAGTTGACGATGGAGATCGACACCTTGAGGATCGAGAAGGAGCTACTCGAGAgatctttgaaaaatctgaacgcGAAATATTCGGAAGTCGAGAGCGAACTCGGCGAGTCCAAGTATCAGTGCAACGTGCTTCGCGAGGAGATCAGAAACTTCAAAATAAGCACGGACGATCTAGCCTCGAGGCTCGGCGACGCCCAGGCGGAGCTGAACGGGGCCGGCGACAAAATAAAACGGCTGGAAAGCGAGAATTCGCGGAACTGCAACAGCTTACTCGAGTTGACTTTAAAAAACACCGATTTCGAGAGCCGCATGCAAGTGCTGATGGCAGAAAAGGATGACCTGACGACGCGTATTAACGAGCTCGACGCCGAGAACCGTCGGCTGAAGGATCAGCTGAATAAAGTTGAAACGGAGAACGAATATTATTCCGTCGAATTGAATAAATCGAGAACGGAGCGTGACAAAGCGGGATCGGAGAACGCGTCGCTGCGGAACACACTCGACGAAACGAAGAATAGCAACGAGACGCTGCGGAGGACAGTCGAGGACCTGAAAGTGAAGTTGAGCAATGTCTACAGCGAGCGCAGGGTGCTCGAGAATCAGTTGAAAATTTTGGAATTGATGAACGCCACGTTGAAGAAGGAAAAGGATACGCTGTACCAGGAATACGTCGACAGACTGCGACCAGAATATTCAAAAGCGGAGAGAGACGATAACGGTTCGATGAAACGCAGAGAACAGGAATGCGTTCCGGAAAAAGGCGACAATCGGGATGGGAAAGACGGCGCGAGACCGAGGAAACGCGCGAGCGAGATGACCAACGCCAAGAAGAGTGAGCTGACGAAGCTGATGGCGGAGAATAAAGCGTTGAAGTTCGAGTTGTCGAACCTGAAAAGCGAAAACTACGAGGTTAAGATGAAATTAAATCGCGCGAGAGAGGAATTCCAGAGACAACAGGTCGGCTTGCTGCAAAGCAAAAGAAACGAGACCGAGCTCAGACCAATCATGAATCTTTATTATAAAGAGATTAATAGTTACTCCAGCCATTTCTTCGACGACCCAATGGGGATCGTGACGTGTATCGATCAGGCCAGCGTTTGCTACGGCGGTGAGATAACGAATCAACAATCCGGTATGGATGTCGCGAGATTGTTGGAGCtcgcgaataaaatgaaaatcgaGAACGTCGCCCTCAAAATGGAACTGCACAACCTGAGATGTAATTTTGTCGCTAATTTCTCGGAAGACGAGAAGAGATATCGCGAGCTGCAAGACGCATTGGGAGAGATCCGGGCTTTGAAAACGGAACTAACGAAACTGCGGG
Protein-coding sequences here:
- the LOC143354869 gene encoding uncharacterized protein LOC143354869; the protein is MCCARSSKENVTPLFNKMESRASTLSCRCGCNSSHSSESINPPNEPCCCCSYNPFSDNSKESEIYDLSFALRKLAVMKCQMKKWRMERLQFESENRSLKQALQSFGIDV
- the LOC143354870 gene encoding uncharacterized protein LOC143354870, coding for MADAQTDNCLSIDENEGTCKENSRIAEVAANTLCKLNSIIKQMKNWQDDRVKLKSNIWQLRLALRVAGRETDDVLHADPLIEHQRATIKRLKGVNEALKKEIAESKISSIECDHVASEDHRGIEQQFDAERMNEEIVYLRARLEEIEDGQEDTTDLEHFKCMLKHFMTVDHTVEIIFIDIVNRVAETIAHLYEELANVSEHLQVSRLRNDNLRIEVDRLRAMLRSRCDDSLLDYQKRIVELDNLASHLKMELRVCKANMDSNSWNMTNTDQCNLRNAERLADELKKKLRNDYEALLAAGDPSCLRYIKKIVELKVNLKHLHVELKRLPRYSDEGIEYNRYWQQVSTLDVNLKHICTEIDRFKTDHATKNSKLGETEGLEYLKKVEELRAMVQKARMTINGLTRGSNEGKDVEKLGDLVDRMCHGIKQLEVIVTSHDSSSVFKRVEQLEESIVRLKVELNEKGERADLIKQKLSDTEASLEKRTGELKNTQRTVSILTEENKILKAKAKTTESKVLKLQRERENDKCEMARLQQSTNQMNVMRTKLQNLRTDKEGLFKELGRLRDSLQKKNDEIKLIVSEKDAMEKALKTADVEKNRAASNDKTKLNQKVDVEKADHKTENSPENNVQLKQLQDELETSTGNLNNARLEIIGLKDDKMRLEESIRCLESMEKMREHQLDAEKTAAREKAKEQAKLMSDYNELAEERIQLKNDRNQLTMEIDTLRIEKELLERSLKNLNAKYSEVESELGESKYQCNVLREEIRNFKISTDDLASRLGDAQAELNGAGDKIKRLESENSRNCNSLLELTLKNTDFESRMQVLMAEKDDLTTRINELDAENRRLKDQLNKVETENEYYSVELNKSRTERDKAGSENASLRNTLDETKNSNETLRRTVEDLKVKLSNVYSERRVLENQLKILELMNATLKKEKDTLYQEYVDRLRPEYSKAERDDNGSMKRREQECVPEKGDNRDGKDGARPRKRASEMTNAKKSELTKLMAENKALKFELSNLKSENYEVKMKLNRAREEFQRQQVGLLQSKRNETELRPIMNLYYKEINSYSSHFFDDPMGIVTCIDQASVCYGGEITNQQSGMDVARLLELANKMKIENVALKMELHNLRCNFVANFSEDEKRYRELQDALGEIRALKTELTKLRVEKESLQILLEASETKLRRLESEKVALKDELYALRNMNADLKRKANELQNNYQKLRERSRNFEGCIMGALKKIKKYTMSMADITDDDLKDLLTMLISNEQFLQSIDEVKVICEDSRYADAATV